The Myxococcales bacterium genome includes a region encoding these proteins:
- a CDS encoding PEGA domain-containing protein: MGVASGALGIQKAQAQQPANVPLAVLGLEATDGAPSSVANTITDALRQKVANAKGWKLVPGKDIMEVKLVFSCPDEAPSCMAQAAKSLGAEKLIFGSVKRAADGYLVTLKMLDASKARVDAWVAEQIARTQATGPAIRGPVQKWFSTLTGAGASGTIRVTSDVVGASVLLDGLPVGVTMDEPLELGGIATGRHEVVVSKPGYEPVRRDVDVVGGEVVSLTAPLDAVAPVAAPPPVGGEALGTAETVPAEEGDGTGMKIATWSTLGAGALALALGVKFSLDVRQADSDLDPLRRFPCEPTSTVKDCNEAGERVGGLSPAESDEAQRILDDAQGLRALQWVFYGASAALLGTGLYLYFKTYASPDDPDGGDLALAKRIRMAPVLTPGGGGVSARLSF; the protein is encoded by the coding sequence GTGGGGGTTGCGTCTGGGGCGCTGGGCATCCAAAAGGCGCAGGCGCAGCAGCCCGCAAACGTACCGCTCGCGGTTTTGGGGCTGGAGGCCACGGACGGGGCCCCCTCCTCGGTGGCCAATACCATCACCGACGCTCTCCGACAGAAAGTCGCGAACGCCAAGGGGTGGAAGCTGGTGCCCGGCAAGGACATCATGGAGGTGAAGCTGGTCTTTTCCTGCCCCGACGAGGCACCGTCCTGCATGGCTCAGGCCGCCAAGAGCCTCGGGGCCGAAAAGCTCATCTTCGGGAGCGTGAAGAGAGCTGCCGACGGTTATCTCGTGACTTTGAAGATGCTGGATGCCTCGAAGGCGCGGGTGGACGCCTGGGTGGCCGAACAGATCGCGCGCACCCAGGCCACCGGTCCCGCAATCCGCGGACCCGTACAAAAGTGGTTTTCCACCCTGACGGGCGCGGGCGCCAGCGGCACCATCCGCGTGACCTCCGATGTCGTGGGTGCCTCCGTGCTGCTCGACGGACTGCCCGTGGGCGTCACGATGGACGAGCCGCTCGAGCTGGGTGGCATCGCGACGGGGCGCCACGAGGTCGTGGTGTCGAAGCCGGGCTATGAGCCCGTGCGCCGCGACGTGGACGTCGTCGGCGGCGAGGTGGTCAGCTTGACCGCTCCGCTGGACGCGGTGGCTCCGGTTGCCGCACCCCCTCCGGTCGGGGGTGAGGCCCTCGGAACGGCCGAGACGGTCCCGGCCGAAGAAGGCGACGGAACGGGCATGAAGATCGCGACGTGGAGCACGCTCGGCGCCGGAGCCTTGGCCTTGGCATTGGGCGTGAAGTTTAGCTTGGATGTGCGCCAGGCCGACAGCGACCTCGACCCACTCCGCCGCTTCCCCTGCGAGCCCACCTCTACGGTGAAGGACTGCAACGAAGCCGGCGAACGCGTGGGGGGCCTGTCCCCCGCCGAGAGCGACGAGGCGCAGCGCATTTTGGATGACGCCCAGGGCCTCAGGGCCCTGCAATGGGTGTTTTACGGCGCCAGCGCCGCCCTTTTGGGGACCGGCCTGTACCTCTACTTTAAAACGTACGCTTCACCCGACGACCCCGAC